A window from Cryptomeria japonica chromosome 1, Sugi_1.0, whole genome shotgun sequence encodes these proteins:
- the LOC131065067 gene encoding cytochrome P450 86B1 — protein sequence MEGVSMSAVATVGVIVLCIMRIYFMKGPLNWPLAGMVPWILWHIGNIYEEGCKLVLEKGGTFIVRGPWFLRSNLFEVVTHTPDNVQYILKENFSNFPKGPYFKEVFFHTFGHGIFTSDDELWKRQRKPTVMAVSSSIFKDRNLKMLQKSLQEKLLPLIEELKEKKASVDLQQLLVEFTMDNFFMAIFGREAENGTFTSAFDEATECCIYRFVCPSFAWKFMRFFNIGFEKSLKEAEAIVKGSVTEMVKARVKELENDKELQGDILSNFIKLERDQGRTPSQEVLEGLAMSMFLAGKDTTGLAMSWFFWFICMHPHVEEKIVSELSQILKSKHLSDGYDTSKVFGWEELRSMNYLQAALSETMRLRPPVPAVFREAIIDTVLPDGTHIKKGTKCLVFIYATNRMESTWGKDALEFKPERWIGKGGVYMNQSEYKYPVFVAGPRICVGKDLAYANMKCIVANILARYRVKLEAGHQVKPKLGITLFMKHGLKVTLHARNDILP from the exons ATGGAGGGAGTTAGCATGAGTGCGGTGGCCACCGTGGGAGTGATTGTTCTGTGCATTATGAGAATATATTTCATGAAAGGGCCGCTAAATTGGCCACTAGCGGGTATGGTACCATGGATATTGTGGCATATAGGTAATATTTATGAGGAAGGGTGCAAATTAGTACTTGAGAAGGGTGGGACTTTCATAGTTAGAGGCCCCTGGTTCTTGAGAAGCAATCTGTTCGAAGTAGTCACACATACACCCGATAATGTACAGTATATTCTGAAGGAGAATTTTAGCAATTTCCCTAAAGGACCCTATTTCAAAGAAGTGTTTTTTCACACATTTGGCCATGGTATATTTACCTCAGATGATGAACTGTGGAAGCGCCAAAGAAAGCCCACGGTAATGGCAGTAAGTAGCAGTATATTCAAGGATAGGAATTTAAAAATGTTGCAGAAATCTCTGCAAGAGAAGCTTTTGCCACTTATTGAAGAATTAAAAGAGAAAAAAGCCTCGGTTGACCTGCAACAGCTACTCGTTGAGTTCACAATGGATAATTTCTTTATGGCTATTTTTGGGAGGGAAGCAGAAAATGGAACTTTTACTTCGGCCTTTGATGAAGCTACTGAATGCTGCATTTACCGTTTTGTCTGCCCTTCATTTGCATGGAAGTTTATGAGATTTTTTAACATTGGTTTTGAGAAAAGTTTGAAAGAAGCTGAAGCCATAGTAAAAGGCTCTGTAACAGAGATGGTGAAGGCTAGAGTTAAGGAGCTGGAGAATGATAAGGAATTACAGGGAGACATATTATCCAACTTCATCAAATTGGAAAGAGATCAAGGACGCACTCCTTCTCAAGAAGTGTTGGAG GGATTAGCAATGAGCATGTTTCTTGCGGGGAAAGACACTACTGGCCTAGCAATGTCATGGTTCTTTTGGTTTATATGCATGCATCCACATGTGGAGGAGAAAATCGTCTCTGAACTTTCCCAGATTTTGAAGTCAAAACATTTGAGCGATGGATACGATACCTCGAAGGTTTTTGGTTGGGAAGAATTGAGAAGCATGAACTATTTGCAGGCTGCTTTGTCTGAAACTATGAGGCTTCGCCCCCCTGTTCCTGCAGTTTTCAGAGAAGCAATAATTGATACTGTGCTACCGGATGGAACTCATATTAAGAAAGGCACAAAGTGTCTGGTATTCATTTATGCCACTAATAGAATGGAAAGTACATGGGGGAAGGATGCCCTTGAATTCAAGCCCGAGAGATGGATTGGTAAAGGGGGAGTATATATGAACCAGAGTGAATACAAGTATCCAGTGTTTGTTGCAGGTCCTAGGATATGCGTTGGGAAGGACTTGGCCTATGCGAATATGAAGTGCATAGTTGCCAATATCCTTGCACGTTATCGAGTAAAACTTGAAGCTGGTCATCAAGTGAAGCCCAAGCTTGGGATAACTCTATTCATGAAGCATGGCCTCAAAGTCACCCTGCATGCCAGAAATGATATACTTCCCTAA